One region of Ictalurus punctatus breed USDA103 chromosome 6, Coco_2.0, whole genome shotgun sequence genomic DNA includes:
- the arl4cb gene encoding ADP-ribosylation factor-like 4Cb, whose amino-acid sequence MGNSFSNISAFQSLHIVMLGLDSAGKTTVLYRLKFNEFVNTVPTIGFNTEKIKLSNGAAKGISCHFWDVGGQEKLRPLWKSYSRCTDGIIYVVDSVDVDRLEEAKTELHKVTKFAENQGTPLLVIANKQDLPRSLPVADIEKQLALNELTPSTAYHVQPACAIIGEGLHEGMDKLYEMIVKRRKALKQKKKR is encoded by the coding sequence ATGGGGAACAGCTTTTCCAACATATCTGCCTTCCAGTCCCTCCACATCGTGATGCTGGGGCTGGACTCAGCAGGCAAGACTACTGTCCTCTACAGGCTTAAGTTCAACGAGTTTGTGAACACTGTACCCACGATTGGATTCAACACCGAGAAGATCAAACTGAGCAATGGTGCCGCAAAGGGCATCAGCTGCCATTTCTGGGATGTCGGTGGCCAAGAGAAGCTCCGTCCACTCTGGAAGTCGTACAGCCGCTGCACAGACGGCATCATCTACGTGGTGGACTCGGTGGACGTAGACCGGCTCGAGGAGGCCAAGACCGAGCTGCACAAGGTGACCAAATTTGCTGAGAACCAAGGAACACCGCTGCTGGTCATCGCCAACAAGCAGGATCTGCCCAGGTCTCTGCCCGTGGCCGATATAGAGAAGCAGCTGGCGCTCAATGAGCTGACCCCATCCACCGCATACCACGTTCAGCCCGCTTGTGCAATCATCGGCGAAGGGCTTCACGAAGGCATGGACAAACTGTACGAGATGATCGTGAAACGACGGAAAGCTCTAAAGCAGAAAAAGAAGCGATAA